The Streptomyces phaeolivaceus genome has a window encoding:
- the zwf gene encoding glucose-6-phosphate dehydrogenase, whose product MNTLSSSNPLRDAADRRLPRIAGPSGLVIFGVTGDLSRKKLMPAVYDLANRGLLPPGFSLVGFARREWANEDFAQEVHDAVKEHARTPFREEVWQQLIQGMRFVQGTFDDDDSFERLRDTIQELDKAQGTGGNFAFYLSVPPSAFPVVIQQLKKHGLADQSGGSWRRAVIEKPFGHNLASAEDLNTTVEEVFAPDQVFRIDHYLGKETVQNILALRFANTMFEPIWNRSFVDHVQITMAEDIGIGGRAGYYDGIGAARDVIQNHLLQLMALTAMEEPASFDADALAAEKTKVLGAVKLPKDLGRDTVFAQYAAGWQGGEKVIGYLEEDGIDRKSKTDTYAAIKVEVDNRRWAGVPFYLRTGKRLGRRVTEIAVVFQRAPHSPFDSTATEELGQNAIVIRVQPDEGVTVRFGSKVPGTSMEIRDVSMDFAYGESFTESSPEAYERLILDVLLGDSNLFPRTEEVELSWKILDPIEEYWDKSGRPAQYQAGTWGPVEADEMLERDGRSWRRP is encoded by the coding sequence CGTGTACGACCTCGCCAACCGCGGACTGCTGCCGCCGGGCTTCTCGCTCGTCGGCTTCGCACGCCGGGAGTGGGCCAACGAGGACTTCGCGCAGGAGGTGCACGACGCGGTCAAGGAGCACGCGCGCACGCCCTTCCGCGAGGAGGTCTGGCAGCAGCTCATCCAGGGCATGCGGTTCGTCCAGGGCACCTTCGACGACGACGATTCCTTCGAGCGGCTGCGCGACACCATCCAGGAGCTGGACAAGGCACAGGGCACGGGCGGCAACTTCGCCTTCTATCTGTCCGTGCCGCCGTCCGCGTTCCCGGTCGTCATCCAGCAGCTGAAGAAGCACGGGCTGGCGGACCAGAGCGGTGGCTCCTGGCGGCGCGCGGTCATCGAGAAGCCGTTCGGCCACAATCTGGCGTCGGCCGAGGACCTCAACACGACCGTGGAAGAGGTCTTCGCCCCGGACCAGGTCTTCCGTATCGACCACTACCTCGGCAAGGAGACCGTCCAGAACATCCTGGCGCTCCGCTTCGCCAACACCATGTTCGAGCCGATCTGGAACAGGTCCTTCGTCGACCACGTCCAGATCACGATGGCCGAGGACATCGGCATCGGCGGCCGGGCGGGCTACTACGACGGCATCGGCGCGGCCCGTGACGTCATCCAGAACCATCTGCTCCAGCTGATGGCGCTCACCGCCATGGAGGAGCCCGCGTCCTTCGACGCGGACGCGCTCGCCGCGGAGAAGACCAAGGTGCTCGGCGCGGTGAAGCTGCCGAAGGACCTGGGCCGGGACACCGTGTTCGCGCAGTACGCGGCCGGCTGGCAGGGCGGCGAGAAGGTCATCGGCTACCTCGAAGAGGACGGCATCGACCGCAAGTCGAAGACCGACACCTACGCGGCGATCAAGGTCGAGGTCGACAACCGCCGCTGGGCGGGCGTGCCGTTCTACTTGAGGACCGGCAAGCGTCTCGGCCGGCGGGTCACCGAGATCGCGGTGGTCTTCCAGCGGGCGCCGCACTCCCCCTTCGACTCCACCGCCACCGAGGAGCTGGGCCAGAACGCGATCGTCATCCGCGTCCAGCCCGACGAGGGCGTGACGGTCCGCTTCGGTTCGAAGGTCCCCGGCACCTCGATGGAGATCCGGGACGTGTCCATGGACTTCGCCTACGGCGAGTCCTTCACCGAGTCCTCGCCCGAGGCGTACGAGCGTCTCATCCTCGACGTCCTGCTCGGCGACTCGAACCTCTTCCCGCGCACCGAGGAGGTCGAGCTGTCCTGGAAGATCCTCGACCCGATCGAGGAGTACTGGGACAAGAGCGGCAGGCCCGCGCAGTACCAGGCGGGCACGTGGGGTCCCGTCGAGGCGGACGAGATGCTCGAACGAGACGGACGGAGCTGGCGTCGGCCATGA
- the opcA gene encoding glucose-6-phosphate dehydrogenase assembly protein OpcA, giving the protein MKTDLTDTTASKINKALVKARREIGTPAVGMVLTLVIVTDEENAYDALKSANDASREHPSRTIVVIKRVSRSPRDRTKSRLDAEVRVGADAGTGDTVVLRLYGEVADHAQSVVLPLLLPDAPVVVWWPVNAPLDPARDPLGALGQRRVTDSYAAEKPIEELRTRADNYEPGDTDLAWTRITPWRSMLAAALDQVDCEVISAEVQGEQYNPSVELLAMWLADRLHVHVRRGVSAGPGLNEVRMLTSTGPIRLYRPNGGLALLTLEDQPDRAVALKRRETSELLAEELRRLDPDDTYASALRFGVDRLGGSTGSALTAATASAAAPGGASVSGVGSGSGSVSGSASGSGSVSGSALGSGVSSAAAPARTSAPALPPAAPSGSVGSAESAGVAGSVGDDDSERPTPAQMPPVKKATAP; this is encoded by the coding sequence ATGAAGACAGACCTCACGGACACCACGGCCAGCAAGATCAACAAGGCGCTGGTGAAGGCCCGCCGGGAGATAGGCACCCCGGCCGTCGGCATGGTGCTCACGCTGGTCATCGTCACGGACGAGGAGAACGCGTACGACGCGCTCAAGTCCGCCAACGACGCCTCGCGCGAGCACCCGTCGCGCACGATCGTGGTCATCAAGCGGGTCTCCCGCTCCCCCCGCGACCGTACGAAGTCCCGCCTGGACGCCGAGGTACGGGTGGGCGCGGACGCGGGCACCGGTGACACGGTAGTGCTGCGGCTGTACGGCGAGGTCGCCGACCACGCCCAGTCGGTGGTGCTGCCGCTGCTGCTGCCGGACGCGCCGGTCGTCGTCTGGTGGCCGGTGAACGCGCCGCTCGACCCGGCCCGCGATCCGCTGGGCGCGCTCGGCCAGCGCCGGGTCACCGACAGCTACGCCGCCGAGAAGCCCATCGAGGAACTGCGGACCCGCGCCGACAACTACGAGCCCGGCGACACGGATCTGGCCTGGACCCGGATCACCCCGTGGCGCTCCATGCTGGCCGCCGCGCTCGACCAGGTGGACTGCGAGGTCATCTCCGCGGAGGTGCAGGGCGAGCAGTACAACCCGAGCGTGGAACTGCTGGCGATGTGGCTGGCGGACCGGCTCCACGTCCATGTACGGCGTGGGGTGTCGGCCGGGCCCGGCCTCAACGAGGTGCGGATGCTGACCAGCACGGGGCCCATCCGGCTCTACCGGCCCAACGGGGGCCTCGCCCTGCTCACGCTGGAGGACCAGCCGGACCGCGCGGTCGCGCTGAAGCGCCGCGAGACGTCCGAGCTGCTGGCGGAGGAGCTGCGCAGGCTCGACCCGGACGACACGTACGCTTCGGCGCTGCGGTTCGGGGTGGATCGGTTGGGAGGTTCGACGGGGAGTGCGTTGACGGCCGCGACGGCCTCGGCCGCTGCTCCGGGGGGTGCTTCGGTTTCCGGGGTCGGTTCTGGCTCCGGATCGGTATCCGGCTCTGCTTCTGGCTCCGGATCGGTATCCGGCTCCGCGCTGGGTTCGGGTGTCTCGTCTGCTGCCGCTCCAGCCCGTACGTCCGCGCCCGCGTTGCCGCCGGCCGCTCCGTCGGGGTCGGTCGGGTCTGCCGAGTCGGCCGGTGTCGCGGGGTCGGTCGGTGACGACGACTCCGAGCGGCCCACTCCGGCGCAGATGCCGCCCGTGAAGAAGGCGACGGCACCGTGA
- the pgl gene encoding 6-phosphogluconolactonase, whose translation MSTPQLVVHHDKELMAQAAAARLITKVVDAQASRGYASVVLTGGRNGNGLLAALAAAPARDAIDWARLDLWWGDERFLPEGDPERNVTQAREALLDSVPLDPKRVHAMPASDGPWGADVDAAAGAYAEELARAAGPENHGAVPTFDVLMLGVGPDTHVASLFPELPAVRETERTVVGVRGAPKPPPTRVTLTLPAIRAAREVWLLAAGEDKARAAAIALSGAGEIQAPAAGASGRSRTLWLLDAAAASQLPRSLYPPASP comes from the coding sequence GTGAGTACTCCGCAGCTGGTCGTGCACCACGACAAGGAGCTGATGGCGCAGGCCGCGGCGGCCCGGCTGATCACCAAGGTGGTGGACGCGCAGGCCTCGCGCGGCTACGCCTCGGTGGTCCTCACGGGTGGCCGCAACGGCAACGGGCTGCTCGCCGCGCTGGCGGCGGCGCCCGCCCGGGACGCCATCGACTGGGCCCGGCTGGACCTGTGGTGGGGTGACGAGCGGTTCCTGCCCGAGGGCGACCCGGAGCGCAATGTCACCCAGGCCCGGGAGGCGCTGCTGGACTCGGTGCCGCTGGATCCGAAGCGGGTGCACGCGATGCCCGCGTCGGACGGGCCGTGGGGTGCCGATGTGGACGCGGCGGCCGGGGCGTACGCGGAGGAGTTGGCGCGAGCGGCGGGGCCGGAGAACCATGGGGCGGTGCCGACGTTCGATGTGCTGATGCTGGGGGTCGGGCCGGACACGCATGTGGCCTCGCTGTTCCCCGAGTTGCCCGCCGTCCGGGAGACCGAGCGGACGGTGGTGGGGGTGCGGGGGGCGCCGAAGCCGCCGCCGACCCGGGTGACGTTGACGTTGCCGGCGATTCGGGCGGCGCGGGAGGTGTGGTTGCTGGCCGCCGGTGAGGACAAGGCTCGGGCGGCGGCGATCGCGTTGTCGGGTGCGGGGGAGATTCAGGCGCCGGCGGCGGGCGCGTCCGGGAGGTCCCGCACGCTGTGGCTCCTGGACGCGGCGGCGGCTTCGCAGCTGCCGCGCTCGCTGTACCCGCCGGCTTCGCCCTGA
- a CDS encoding AMP-binding protein: MPSFVNGNLSPEIAREYVRRQGAVGAFTDEAHREVLADGDEGGAEGSGRDGIGGGLGLRFRLTAADVRPEHRASLPPSYPYRHDPTDPVLISHSSGTTGLPKGVPHTHRTLMYAQLHRLRFSTGADMERTLVGLPGAHNAMVATLLYCLLLRTDIRLLSSQRGADVLDAIERFRPTTVLAFAGTFGEMAAEDLTARDLSSVQVWFNTGDAAHEAHIRALVQHGSRLEIRRDLSRARVDGSVFVDGPGSSEAGYSVFHNRHTKKTSAYSRRVGKPISFAEAAVLAEDGTPLPPGRIGRLGLKSPTLTPGYAIARAALGLAPAARRTTGTGSRGT; encoded by the coding sequence ATCCCGTCGTTCGTCAACGGCAACCTGTCCCCCGAGATCGCCCGGGAGTACGTGCGCCGCCAGGGCGCGGTGGGCGCCTTCACGGACGAGGCGCACCGCGAGGTGCTCGCCGACGGGGACGAAGGGGGTGCGGAGGGCTCCGGGCGCGACGGGATCGGGGGCGGGCTCGGACTCCGTTTCCGTCTGACCGCCGCAGACGTCCGGCCGGAGCACCGCGCGTCGCTCCCTCCGTCGTACCCGTACCGGCACGACCCGACCGACCCCGTGCTGATCTCGCACTCCTCCGGCACGACCGGCCTGCCCAAGGGGGTGCCGCACACCCACCGGACCCTGATGTACGCCCAGTTGCACCGGCTGCGGTTCTCCACCGGGGCCGACATGGAGCGCACGCTGGTGGGACTGCCAGGCGCGCACAACGCGATGGTGGCGACGCTGCTGTACTGCCTGCTGCTGCGCACGGACATCAGGCTGCTCTCCAGCCAGCGCGGCGCGGACGTGCTGGACGCGATCGAGCGGTTCCGGCCGACGACCGTGCTGGCGTTCGCCGGGACCTTCGGCGAGATGGCGGCGGAGGATCTGACGGCACGCGATCTGTCCAGCGTGCAGGTGTGGTTCAACACCGGGGACGCGGCGCACGAGGCGCACATCAGGGCACTCGTCCAGCACGGGAGCCGTCTTGAGATCCGGCGCGACCTGAGCCGGGCCCGGGTCGACGGCTCGGTGTTCGTGGACGGGCCGGGGTCCTCGGAGGCCGGCTACTCGGTCTTCCACAACCGGCACACCAAAAAGACCTCGGCCTACTCCCGCCGCGTCGGCAAGCCGATCAGCTTCGCCGAGGCCGCCGTGCTGGCCGAGGACGGCACCCCGCTGCCCCCCGGGCGGATCGGCCGTCTGGGTCTCAAGTCGCCCACGCTGACGCCCGGTTACGCGATCGCCCGTGCGGCGCTGGGGCTCGCCCCGGCGGCCCGCCGGACGACAGGCACAGGGAGTCGAGGAACGTGA
- the pgi gene encoding glucose-6-phosphate isomerase translates to MNAESRTRLDRTPEWIALAEHREQQGGVGLRELFAADPERGAGYTLEVGDLHVDYSKHLVTDETLRLLRELAVATDVFGLRDAMYRGEKINTTEDRAVLHTALRAPRDAVIEVDGENVVPGVHAVLDRMAGFAERIRSGEWTGHTGRRIKNVVNIGIGGSDLGPAMAYEVLRSYTDRDLTVRFVSNVDGADLHEAVRDLDAAETLFIIASKTFTTIETITNATSARDWLLTELKAGSEAVAKHFVALSTNAEKVSDFGIDTANMFEFWDWVGGRYSYDSAIGLSLMIAIGPDRFREMLDGFHLVDEHFRTAPAESNVPLLLGLLGIWYGNFHDAQSHAVLPYSHYLSKFTAYLQQLDMESNGKYVGRDGVPVEWQTGPVVWGTPGTNGQHAYYQLIHQGTKLIPADFIGFAEPVAELSDTLKAQHDLLMANFFAQTQALAFGKTPDEVRAEGVAEELVPHKTFKGNHPTTTILAKELTPSVLGQLIALYEHKVFVQGAVWNIDSFDQWGVELGKVLAKRVEPALTEGADVPGLDESTKALVAKYRTLRGR, encoded by the coding sequence ATGAACGCAGAAAGCCGTACCCGGCTCGACCGGACGCCCGAGTGGATCGCGCTGGCCGAGCACCGGGAGCAGCAGGGCGGGGTGGGACTGCGCGAGCTGTTCGCCGCCGACCCGGAGCGTGGCGCCGGGTACACGCTGGAGGTCGGCGATCTGCACGTCGACTACTCCAAGCATCTGGTCACCGACGAGACGCTGCGGCTGCTGCGCGAGCTGGCCGTCGCGACCGACGTGTTCGGGCTGCGGGACGCCATGTACCGCGGCGAGAAGATCAACACCACCGAGGACCGCGCCGTCCTGCACACCGCGCTGCGCGCCCCGCGCGACGCGGTGATCGAGGTCGACGGCGAGAACGTGGTGCCGGGTGTGCACGCCGTCCTCGACAGGATGGCCGGCTTCGCCGAGCGCATCCGCTCCGGCGAGTGGACCGGGCACACCGGCCGGCGCATCAAGAACGTCGTCAACATCGGCATCGGCGGCTCCGACCTGGGCCCGGCGATGGCCTACGAGGTGCTGCGCTCCTACACCGACCGCGATCTGACCGTCCGCTTCGTGTCGAACGTGGACGGCGCCGACCTGCACGAGGCGGTCCGGGACCTGGACGCGGCGGAGACGCTCTTCATCATCGCCTCCAAGACGTTCACCACGATCGAGACGATCACCAACGCGACCTCCGCGCGCGACTGGCTGCTCACCGAGCTGAAGGCCGGCTCCGAGGCCGTCGCCAAGCACTTCGTCGCCCTGTCGACGAACGCCGAGAAGGTGTCGGACTTCGGCATCGACACCGCCAACATGTTCGAGTTCTGGGACTGGGTCGGCGGGCGGTACTCCTACGACTCGGCGATCGGCCTGTCGCTGATGATCGCGATCGGCCCGGACCGCTTCCGGGAGATGCTCGACGGGTTCCACCTGGTCGACGAGCACTTCCGCACCGCGCCCGCCGAGTCCAATGTGCCGCTGCTGCTGGGCCTGTTGGGGATCTGGTACGGCAACTTCCATGACGCGCAGTCGCACGCGGTGCTGCCGTACAGCCACTACCTGTCCAAGTTCACGGCCTATCTGCAGCAGTTGGACATGGAGTCCAACGGCAAGTACGTGGGCCGGGACGGGGTGCCGGTGGAGTGGCAGACCGGGCCGGTGGTGTGGGGCACGCCGGGGACCAACGGGCAGCACGCCTATTACCAGTTGATCCACCAGGGCACCAAGCTGATCCCGGCGGACTTCATCGGCTTCGCCGAGCCCGTCGCCGAGCTGAGCGACACGCTCAAGGCCCAGCACGACCTCCTGATGGCCAACTTCTTCGCCCAGACCCAGGCGCTGGCCTTCGGCAAGACACCGGACGAGGTACGGGCCGAGGGCGTGGCGGAGGAACTGGTGCCGCACAAGACGTTCAAGGGGAACCACCCGACGACCACGATCCTGGCGAAGGAGCTGACCCCGTCGGTCCTCGGCCAGCTGATCGCGCTGTACGAGCACAAGGTGTTCGTCCAGGGCGCCGTCTGGAACATCGACTCCTTCGACCAGTGGGGCGTCGAGCTGGGCAAGGTCCTCGCCAAGCGCGTCGAGCCCGCGCTGACCGAGGGCGCCGACGTGCCGGGGCTCGACGAGTCGACGAAGGCGCTGGTCGCCAAGTACCGGACGCTGCGCGGGCGGTAG
- a CDS encoding RNA polymerase-binding protein RbpA: MASGNAIRGSRVGAGPMGEAERGESAPRLRISFWCSNGHETQPSFASDAQVPDTWDCPRCGFPAGQDRDNPPAPPRTEPYKTHLAYVRERRSDADGEAILAEALAKLRGEI; the protein is encoded by the coding sequence GTGGCAAGTGGCAACGCGATCCGAGGAAGCCGGGTCGGGGCGGGGCCGATGGGCGAAGCCGAGCGCGGCGAGTCCGCACCCCGGCTGCGCATCTCCTTCTGGTGCTCCAACGGACACGAGACCCAGCCGAGCTTCGCCAGCGACGCACAGGTCCCCGACACCTGGGACTGCCCGCGTTGCGGCTTCCCGGCCGGACAGGACCGGGACAACCCCCCGGCCCCACCCCGCACCGAGCCCTACAAGACCCACCTCGCCTATGTACGGGAGCGGCGCAGCGACGCGGACGGCGAGGCGATCCTCGCCGAGGCACTCGCCAAACTGCGGGGCGAGATCTAG
- the secG gene encoding preprotein translocase subunit SecG has protein sequence MGFSIALIVFSLLMMLLVLMHKGKGGGLSDMFGGGMQSSVGGSSVAERNLDRITVVVGLLWFACIVVLGILMKVNN, from the coding sequence ATGGGGTTCTCGATCGCCCTGATCGTCTTCAGCCTGCTGATGATGCTGCTGGTGCTGATGCACAAGGGCAAGGGTGGCGGCCTCTCCGACATGTTCGGTGGCGGTATGCAGTCCTCCGTCGGCGGCTCCTCGGTCGCCGAGCGCAACCTCGACCGGATCACCGTGGTGGTCGGTCTGTTGTGGTTCGCGTGCATTGTCGTCCTCGGCATCCTGATGAAGGTCAACAACTGA
- the tpiA gene encoding triose-phosphate isomerase — MSTRTPLMAGNWKMNLNHLEAIAHVQKLAFALSDKDYEACEVAVLPPFTDLRSVQTLVDGDKLKIKYGAQDISAHDSGAYTGEISGPMLAKLKCTFVAIGHSERRQYHDETDEIVNAKVKAAYKHGLTPILCVGEELEVREAGDHVAHTLAQVEGGLKDVPAEHAETVVVAYEPVWAIGTGKVCGAEDAQEVCAAIRGKLAELYSQETADAIRIQYGGSVKAGNVAEIMAQADIDGALVGGASLDADEFVKIVRFRDQ, encoded by the coding sequence ATGAGCACGCGTACGCCCCTGATGGCGGGCAACTGGAAGATGAACCTCAACCACCTCGAGGCCATCGCGCACGTCCAGAAGCTCGCCTTCGCCCTCTCCGACAAGGACTACGAGGCCTGCGAGGTCGCGGTCCTGCCGCCCTTCACCGACCTGCGCTCGGTCCAGACCCTGGTCGACGGCGACAAGCTCAAGATCAAGTACGGCGCCCAGGACATCTCGGCCCATGACTCCGGTGCCTACACCGGCGAGATCTCCGGCCCGATGCTGGCCAAGCTCAAGTGCACGTTCGTGGCGATCGGCCACTCCGAGCGCCGCCAGTACCACGACGAGACCGACGAGATCGTCAACGCCAAGGTCAAGGCCGCCTACAAGCACGGCCTCACCCCCATCCTGTGCGTCGGCGAGGAGCTGGAGGTCCGCGAGGCGGGCGACCACGTCGCCCACACGCTCGCCCAGGTCGAGGGCGGTCTCAAGGACGTCCCCGCCGAGCACGCCGAGACCGTCGTCGTCGCCTACGAGCCCGTCTGGGCCATCGGCACCGGCAAGGTCTGCGGTGCCGAGGACGCCCAGGAGGTGTGCGCGGCCATCCGCGGCAAGCTCGCCGAGCTGTACTCCCAGGAGACGGCCGACGCGATCCGCATCCAGTACGGCGGCTCCGTCAAGGCCGGCAACGTCGCCGAGATCATGGCCCAGGCCGACATCGACGGCGCCCTCGTCGGCGGCGCCTCGCTGGACGCCGACGAGTTCGTCAAGATCGTGCGCTTCCGCGATCAGTGA
- a CDS encoding phosphoglycerate kinase, with product MKTIDELLAGPVTGKRVLVRADLNVPLDGTTITDDGRIRAVLPTVKALAEAGARVVVASHLGRPKGAPDPAFSLAPAAARLGELLGADVAFATDTVGESATATVAGLADGQVAVVENLRFNAGETSKDDAERGAFADQLAALADVYVGDGFGAVHRGHASVFDLPARLPHYAGYLIATEVGVLKRLTDDVQRPYVVALGGAKVSDKLAVIDQLLGKADRILIGGGMAYTFLKAKGYEVGGSLLQEDQLGAVTEYLQRAEATGVELVLPVDAVVAPAFPDLKTKAPADATAVAADAMPADRMGLDIGPESATLYASKIADAATVFWNGPMGVFEHPDFAEGTKAVAQALLDSKAFTVVGGGDSAAAVRILGFDENAFGHISTGGGASLEYLEGKTLPGLAALED from the coding sequence ATGAAGACGATCGACGAACTCCTCGCCGGGCCCGTCACCGGCAAGCGGGTCCTCGTCCGCGCCGACCTCAATGTGCCGCTGGACGGCACCACCATCACCGACGACGGCCGTATCCGCGCCGTGCTGCCCACCGTGAAGGCGCTGGCCGAGGCGGGTGCGCGCGTCGTCGTCGCCTCCCACCTGGGCCGCCCCAAGGGCGCCCCGGACCCGGCCTTCTCCCTCGCCCCGGCCGCCGCGCGCCTCGGTGAACTCCTCGGCGCCGACGTGGCGTTCGCGACGGACACCGTCGGCGAGTCCGCCACCGCCACGGTCGCGGGCCTCGCCGACGGACAGGTCGCCGTCGTCGAGAACCTGCGCTTCAACGCCGGTGAGACGTCCAAGGACGACGCCGAGCGCGGCGCCTTCGCCGATCAACTCGCCGCCCTCGCCGACGTCTACGTGGGCGACGGCTTCGGCGCGGTGCACCGGGGGCACGCCTCGGTCTTCGACCTCCCGGCCCGGCTGCCGCACTACGCCGGGTACCTCATCGCCACCGAGGTCGGCGTCCTGAAGCGGCTCACCGACGACGTCCAGCGCCCCTATGTGGTCGCGCTCGGCGGCGCCAAGGTCTCCGACAAGCTCGCCGTCATCGACCAGCTGCTCGGCAAGGCCGACCGCATCCTCATCGGCGGCGGCATGGCGTACACCTTCCTCAAGGCCAAGGGGTACGAGGTCGGCGGCTCCCTCCTCCAGGAGGACCAGCTCGGCGCGGTCACCGAGTACCTTCAGCGCGCGGAGGCGACCGGTGTCGAGCTGGTGCTGCCGGTCGACGCCGTCGTCGCGCCCGCCTTCCCGGACCTGAAGACCAAGGCTCCGGCCGACGCCACCGCGGTCGCCGCGGACGCCATGCCGGCCGACCGGATGGGCCTGGACATCGGTCCGGAGTCCGCCACGCTGTACGCCTCGAAGATCGCCGACGCCGCCACCGTCTTCTGGAACGGCCCCATGGGCGTCTTCGAGCACCCCGATTTCGCCGAGGGCACCAAGGCGGTCGCCCAGGCACTCCTCGATTCCAAGGCCTTCACGGTCGTCGGCGGCGGCGACTCCGCCGCGGCCGTGCGCATCCTGGGCTTCGACGAGAACGCATTCGGCCACATCTCGACCGGTGGCGGCGCCTCCCTCGAATATCTAGAGGGCAAGACGCTCCCCGGTCTCGCCGCACTGGAGGACTGA